The genomic region ATCCTGCAACGCGCCTATCCGCTGCTGCAGACTTTCTGCCATCGCATTAAATGCCGCATTGAGCTGGCCTACCTCATCATCGGTATTGACCGGCAATTTGATATGCTCACCCCCTGCCGCCAGACTCTGGCTGGCGGCCGCCAACTGCCGCAAATGGCGCGTCAACCAGATACTCATCACCAGCAATAGCAGGAACGCAATAATTTCAGTGACACTCGCCACCAGAAACCCCTGCTCTATCAAACGCTGCTTTGCGCGCTCAGCCAATTCCGTAGACAAGCCAAAATGCAGAGTGCCATACCGAATGCCACCGATTTCCACCGGCAATTCATTATCAATAATCCCGGACATTACTGGTTTAACCTGGGGCACAGCCTGGAACGCAGCAGGCACTTGTCCTGCCGCGGCAATAAACTTGCCATCTGCGTCAACCAGCCACAAGTAGCTGATTCCCTGCTTACGCTGCACTGCACGCAGCAAAGTGCGGATCCCGGCAAGATCCCGCTGAAATAGCGCGCCCGACAAGTTCGCATTCAACAATGGACGTAACTCGTTCACCCGTACCTCATTTTGCTGAAGCAAAGCCTGATTGAGTAAAGTAATACTGGTGTAACCCAACGCCAGCAGCACCAGCAACTGCACTGTTAGCGCAGCCCCCAGAATTTTGAGCCATAACGGGAAATGGACTGCTTTTATCACTCACCCCCCTGACTTAACAGCGCCCGGGTAACCAGGGCATAAGGCTGTATCGGTACAAGTGCGTTCGCATCAGCGGCAACCATCATTCCCGAGTGCTGAGCCTTAATAAAGGTAGCACCCGACGGGGCACGGGGAAACGCCACCAGCGCGGCCCGAACACGCTCGCTTAACACCATCGACATGCGCGAACTCGCCATCACGAACTGACTGGGCACAGACTGTGTTTCCCCGATGATTTGCAATTTGCCCTGTACTTCAGCCACCATTTGCTGGAACGGCAATTTACCCACTACACCACAGTCGGCTTTAGCTATCATGACGGCCAAAGCGGCATCTGCGTGATTACGGAAATTGCTTACCCGATAATCCGTATTCGCTGTCAGACCTGCCGCCTTGAAATAGCCCAGCCCCAACTGGCTGACTATCGCTAACGAATCAACCATGGCAACGGACTTGCCACGGCAACTTTTAGGATCCGTAATTTCGCTGCCCTGTTTAACAACAATGACTCCGGTCACGGAATGGGAGAATGTCACCAGGGGACGCCAGCCGGATTCAGACATTGCCAGCCAGGCCAAATGCGGTGCGGTCACCACGAGATCAAACTGATTATCACGTGTCGCCTGATAAAACGTTTTGAAATCCCGGGCAGAAAATAGCCGCACCTGGCAACCCAGCAGCTGCGCCAGATAAGTTGCCAGCGGCTGATATAGCTCAATCAATCTATGCGCGGGCAAATTGGGAAATAAGCCTATGGTTAACGTTGCCGACTCAGCTCGCCCCGCAATGGGCAAAGCCGTCAGCGCAAGTGCCGCACACAAGCGACGACGCGTTACATTCATAAGGTTTTCACAAACACCTTGGAACGCCGCTGATAATTGTACAGCGCCTGTTTCTGCATCGGCAGTTCACTCACATTCGCACTGTCAAAGCCACGTTCGACAAACCAGTGCGCGGTATGCGTAGTCAGTACAAACAAACGTTCCAGCCTGGCCTGCCGCGCAGCCTTTTCGGCCGCCTCAAGCAGCACGTCACCCCGTGCGTTACCACGATAATCCGGGTGCACGGCCAGACATGCCAGTTCGCCAGCACGCTCATCAACAAATGGGTACAGTGCAGCACATCCGATCAACAGACCATCATGCTCCAGCACAATAAACCGCTCTATTTCCATCTCCAGACGCTCGCGCGAACGCCGCACCAGCATGCCTTCCTCTTCGAGGGGATGAATCAGCTGCAGAATACCGCCCACGTCATCTATCGTGGCTGTGCGCAGCGTTTCCAGTCGCGCCGGCGTCAGCATCGTACCCACGCCTTCGTGCGTAAACAATTCCGTGAGCAGTGCACCATCCACGTGGCGACTGATCATATGCACGCGCCCCACCCCTTGCTGACACGCATCGATAGCACACGGCAGGTAATACCCCACATCGTCCGCCAGGTCTGCATGTTGTTCGAGTATGCGCTGCGCCTCTGGCACGGTCAGAATATGCAGCAGCTCACCCTCGGCATCCTGCACGCCATCCGTTTCCATCAGAAAAATCAGCTTATCGGCAGCCAGCGCCTGCGCTGCGGCAGTTGCCACGTCCTCCAGGGACAGATTGAAAATCTCGCCGGTCGGCGAATAGCCCAGTGGGGACAGCAGCACCATGTCGTTATCATCCAGCCGCTGGCGGATGGCAGCTGCGTTAATTTTCCGCACCGCGCCAGTATGCTGCAGATCCACCCCCTGCCGCACGCCCAGTGGCCGCGCGGTGACGAAATTGCCGGAGGCGACACGGATGTCGGCATTCGCCATAGGACTGTTAGGCAAACCCATCGACAGCAACGCCTCTATTTCAACCCGCACCTCGCCCACGGCCTCCTTCACGCAGGCCAGCGCATCCGCATCCGTCACCCGCAAACCGTCCACATAACGAATTGCCGCCTGGCGCTCGGTCAAATGCGCTTCGACCTGCGGCCGCACGCCATGCACCAGCACCAGCCGCACACCCAGACTGTTGAGCAGATTCAAATCATGCGCCAAGCGGGTAAACTGACCGTCGGTCAGCACTTCACCGCCAAACGCGAGTACGAAGGTCTTGCCGCGAAACGCATGAATATAAGGCGTAGCAGCACGAAACCAGTGAACAAAGGAATTGAGTGGCATAGTAGGCATTTATTATTAGGCGATTTTTCCCGGGAAAGTCACAGTGTATACCAAAAATAAAACAGCTTAAAAATCGCCCCACAGCACCTGCATCGCACTCAGCGCCGCCAGTGCGGCAGTCTCGGTACGCAACACCCGTGGCCCTAGTCGCACCGGGACAAAACCGGCGGCTATAGCCAGGCGATGTTCTTCCGCATTAAAGCCGCCTTCAGGCCCCGCCAGAATTTCTACGCTGGATGCCGGTTTAGTCAAGGTATGCAAAGTGGCATCGGCGTCCGGCGCAAACATGATGCGCAATGACGCGGCAGACGGCTTATTCAGCCAGGCTGACGGAGACTCCACCGCAGCCACCTCCGGCACCAGGTTACGTCCGCACTGCTCACATGCCGCGATCACCAGATTTTGCCAATGGCTGCGGCGCTTATCTGCACGCTCACCGGCCAGCTTGACCACACTGCGCGCACACGCCAATGGCTGGATATGCGCCACACCCAGCTCCACGGCTTTCTGCAAGGTATAATCCATACGGTCGCCGCTGGAAATACCCTGCACCAGCGTCACCGACAACGATGATTCGCGGCTGATTTCCAGATGCTTATCCACCATGACTTCAACATCACGTTTATCTATGTAATGGATGCTCGCCACCCACTCACAACCTGAGCCGTCAAATAACGCGACAACATCACCTACACTCAGGCGCAACACACGTGCGGCATGATGCGCAGCTGCTTCCGGCAGCTTCAGTAACGTACCGCTAACAGGGGGGTAGGGAATGTAAAAACGCGGCATATCAACATGATCCAGAATGAGCTTACATGGTATGATAACCCGTAATTAATCAGATTTTTCAGCGGAGCAGAAATGGTCAGTTTACAAACCCCGGTTTGCCAATTCGGCTGGCAAGCCCCCGATTTCGATTTACCCGGCATCGACGGCAAACGTTATTCCCTCTCATCCGCCATGGGTCCAAATGGCCTGCTGGTCATGTTTATCTGCAATCACTGCCCTTACGTGCAATCAATCCGGCCGCGCCTGGTGCGCGATTGCCGCGAATTGCGCGACCAGCACGGTATTAACAGCATAGCCATCATGTCCAACGATCCGGCAGATTACGCCGAAGACTCATTCGACAACATGATCAAAGTGGCAGATGAATTCGATTTTCCATTTCCCTACGTTTTCGATGAAACGCAGGCCGTTGCCCGCAGTTACGATGCGGTATGCACACCGGACTTTTTTGGCTTTAACCGCGCAGGCGAGTTGCAATATCGTGGCCGATTTGACGCATCGCGCAAAGAAACCGCGCCGGAAGGGGTGCCACGCGACCTGTTTGAAGCCATGAAAATGGTCGCCACCACCCAAAAAGGCCCGCTAGAGCAAATCCCCAGCATGGGTTGTTCGATTAAATGGAAAGACTAACGCCCAGCTATGCTTAATCAAGTTATCGCAATCGTCAAACAGGTTGCTCAGACCGAAGTCATGCCGCGCTATCTCAAGGTCGCACACAGCCATAAAACCGATGGTAGTATGTGTACCGAGGCGGATTTAGCCTGCCAGCACGCACTCACCACCGAGTTGCGCAAACTCGCGCCTTACCCGGTATTGGGTGAAGAGATGACCGAGGACGAGCAAATCCAGCAGTGGGAAGCGGGTAGCGAAGGTTTATGGTGCATCGACCCGATCGACGGCACCTCCAATTTCGTTAACGGTATTCCCTATTTCGGCATCTCCGTCGCGCTGATGCGTAATGGCCGCAGCGAGCTGGGAGTGATTTACGATCCGGTTGCCGACGAGGTTTTTTATGCTGAACGCGGCAAAGGCGCCTTTCTCAATGGCGAAAGCCTGCCCATCCGTACGCGCGCTCCTGACTTGCGCCACAGCCTGGCTGCCGTTGAATTGAAACGCATCAATGACAATATTACCGCGCAAATCGCCCTGCATCCGCCCTACACGTCGCAGCGCAATTTTGGCGCGAGCACGCTGGATTGGTGCTATGTCGCGGCCGGCCGGTTTGATGTCTACCTGCACGGCGGACAAAAACTGTGGGATTACGCTGCAGGATGCCTGATCATGGAAGAGGCAGGGGGGCATTGCTGCACGCTGACCCATGATGATTTCTGGGCTGACAGCCCTTGGCAGCGCTCGGTCATAGCAGCGCTCGGCAGCGACCTGTTTACAGAGTGGCATGAATGGATCAAACAGGCCAACCTCAAACCAGCGCCTAACGTTTGAATTAGCACACTATTTTTACGGGCGCCGATGAATTTAGGCGCTCAGTATACTTGCCGAAATTTGCCATGTCGGCGATAATCGGGAACTTTCAGCTTCTCAGCGCTACCTCATTTATTTATTTTCTAAGGAAAAAGCAATGGCAACTCGTAACGAACTCGCAAACGCCATCCGCGCGCTAGCTATGGATGCCGTGGAAAAAGCCAAATCAGGCCATCCTGGTGCGCCTATGGGCATGGCCGAAATCGCGGAAGTAGTGTGGAACCATCACCTGCGCCACAACCCGATCAATCCACACTGGGCTGACCGTGACCGCTTCGTGCTGTCCAATGGCCATGGCTCCATGCTGATTTATGCGTTACTGCATTTAACCGGTTACGATTTGCCGATCGAAGAATTGAAAAACTTCCGCCAATTGCATTCCAAGACCCCTGGTCACCCGGAACTGGGCTATACCCCTGGTGTTGAAACCACCACCGGCCCATTAGGCCAGGGTATTACCAACGCGGTTGGTATGGCAATGGCAGAAAAGCTGCTGGCTGCTGAATTCAACAAACCTGACCACGAAATTGTTAATCACCACACTTACGTATTCCTCGGCGACGGTTGCCTGATGGAAGGTATTTCCCATGAAGCTTGCGCACTGGCTGGCACCTGGGGTCTGGGCAAATTGATTGCATTCTGGGATGACAACGGCATTTCCATCGACGGTCACGTTGAAGGCTGGTTTACCGACGACACGCCTAAGCGCTTTGAGTCCTACGGCTGGCACGTCATTGCCGGAGTGGATGGCCATAACGCGGAAGCGATTGAAGCCGCTGTACAAGCTGCCAAAGCCGTTACCGACAAGCCAACCATGATTTGCTGCAAAACCATCATCGGTAAAGGCTCTCCTAACAAGGAAGGCACTCACGACGTCCACGGTGCAGCACTGGGCGCGCAAGAAATCGCTGACACCCGTAAAAATCTTGGCTGGAATCACGCTCCATTTGAAATCCCTGCTGACGTCTACGAAGGCTGGGATGCAAAAACCAAGGGCGCCGGACTGGAAAGCCTGTGGAACAACAAATTCGCAGAATACGCTGCAGCCTATCCAGCCGAAGCTGCCGAATTCACCCGCCGCATGGCAGGTGAATTGCCAGCCAACTGGAACGAGTTCCTGGCCAACGCAATTGCTACCATCAATGCCAAAGCAGAAACCGTTGCCACACGCAAAGCATCGCAAATTGCAATCAACGCACTGGCTCCAGCGCTGCCTGAATTCCTGGGCGGCTCTGCTGACTTGACGGGTTCCAACCTGACCAACTGGACAGGTTGCCACCATGTTCATGGCAAGAAGGTCGGTAACTACATCTCTTACGGCGTGCGCGAGTTCGGCATGAGCCATATCATGAACGGCATGTCCCTGCACGGCGGCCTGTTGCCATTCGGCGGCACCTTCCTGATGTTCTCGGAATATGCACGCAATGCACTGCGCATGTCCGCACTGATGAAGAAACGCGTGATCTATGTATTCACTCACGACTCCATCGGCCTAGGTGAAGACGGCCCGACCCATCAACCGGTTGAGCAGACCTCTACCTTACGCATGATCCCGAACATGGATGTATGGCGTCCTTGCGACACCCTGGAAACCATTGTTGCCTGGGGTAACGGTGTTGGCCGCACCACTGGACCAACCAGCCTAATCCTGAGCCGTCAGAACCTGCCATTTATGGCACGTGACGAAGCGACTATCGCTAACGTTGCCCGCGGTGGTTATGTGCTCAAAGATGTTGCCAACCCTAAAGTAGTTCTGATCTCCACCGGTTCTGAAATAGAACTGGCTGTAAATGCTCAAGCTGCACTGGCTGAACAAGGCATCGCTGCTCGCGTGGTCTCCATGCCATCGACCAACGTATTTGATCGTCAGGATGCTGCTTATAAAGCCAGCGTATTGCCTAAAGGCATCGTGCGTGTCGCGATCGAAGCCGGTGTTTCCGACTTCTGGCGCAAATATGTCGGCCTGGAAGGCGCTGTGGTTGGTATGGATACATTTGGCGAATCAGCACCAGCACCCGAACTGTTCAAGCACTTTGGCTTCACCGTCGACAACGTGGTGAACACCGTCAAAGGCGTATTGTAATTCAGCATAAACCATCATCACAGCGCGCTTCCGCGCTGTGATGATGGCAGCTACCGTTTTTTTATCGCTAAGGAGC from Sulfuriferula thiophila harbors:
- a CDS encoding phosphate/phosphite/phosphonate ABC transporter substrate-binding protein; translated protein: MNVTRRRLCAALALTALPIAGRAESATLTIGLFPNLPAHRLIELYQPLATYLAQLLGCQVRLFSARDFKTFYQATRDNQFDLVVTAPHLAWLAMSESGWRPLVTFSHSVTGVIVVKQGSEITDPKSCRGKSVAMVDSLAIVSQLGLGYFKAAGLTANTDYRVSNFRNHADAALAVMIAKADCGVVGKLPFQQMVAEVQGKLQIIGETQSVPSQFVMASSRMSMVLSERVRAALVAFPRAPSGATFIKAQHSGMMVAADANALVPIQPYALVTRALLSQGGE
- the argA gene encoding amino-acid N-acetyltransferase, with product MPTMPLNSFVHWFRAATPYIHAFRGKTFVLAFGGEVLTDGQFTRLAHDLNLLNSLGVRLVLVHGVRPQVEAHLTERQAAIRYVDGLRVTDADALACVKEAVGEVRVEIEALLSMGLPNSPMANADIRVASGNFVTARPLGVRQGVDLQHTGAVRKINAAAIRQRLDDNDMVLLSPLGYSPTGEIFNLSLEDVATAAAQALAADKLIFLMETDGVQDAEGELLHILTVPEAQRILEQHADLADDVGYYLPCAIDACQQGVGRVHMISRHVDGALLTELFTHEGVGTMLTPARLETLRTATIDDVGGILQLIHPLEEEGMLVRRSRERLEMEIERFIVLEHDGLLIGCAALYPFVDERAGELACLAVHPDYRGNARGDVLLEAAEKAARQARLERLFVLTTHTAHWFVERGFDSANVSELPMQKQALYNYQRRSKVFVKTL
- a CDS encoding 16S rRNA (uracil(1498)-N(3))-methyltransferase; protein product: MPRFYIPYPPVSGTLLKLPEAAAHHAARVLRLSVGDVVALFDGSGCEWVASIHYIDKRDVEVMVDKHLEISRESSLSVTLVQGISSGDRMDYTLQKAVELGVAHIQPLACARSVVKLAGERADKRRSHWQNLVIAACEQCGRNLVPEVAAVESPSAWLNKPSAASLRIMFAPDADATLHTLTKPASSVEILAGPEGGFNAEEHRLAIAAGFVPVRLGPRVLRTETAALAALSAMQVLWGDF
- a CDS encoding thioredoxin family protein, yielding MVSLQTPVCQFGWQAPDFDLPGIDGKRYSLSSAMGPNGLLVMFICNHCPYVQSIRPRLVRDCRELRDQHGINSIAIMSNDPADYAEDSFDNMIKVADEFDFPFPYVFDETQAVARSYDAVCTPDFFGFNRAGELQYRGRFDASRKETAPEGVPRDLFEAMKMVATTQKGPLEQIPSMGCSIKWKD
- a CDS encoding inositol monophosphatase family protein gives rise to the protein MLNQVIAIVKQVAQTEVMPRYLKVAHSHKTDGSMCTEADLACQHALTTELRKLAPYPVLGEEMTEDEQIQQWEAGSEGLWCIDPIDGTSNFVNGIPYFGISVALMRNGRSELGVIYDPVADEVFYAERGKGAFLNGESLPIRTRAPDLRHSLAAVELKRINDNITAQIALHPPYTSQRNFGASTLDWCYVAAGRFDVYLHGGQKLWDYAAGCLIMEEAGGHCCTLTHDDFWADSPWQRSVIAALGSDLFTEWHEWIKQANLKPAPNV
- the tkt gene encoding transketolase is translated as MATRNELANAIRALAMDAVEKAKSGHPGAPMGMAEIAEVVWNHHLRHNPINPHWADRDRFVLSNGHGSMLIYALLHLTGYDLPIEELKNFRQLHSKTPGHPELGYTPGVETTTGPLGQGITNAVGMAMAEKLLAAEFNKPDHEIVNHHTYVFLGDGCLMEGISHEACALAGTWGLGKLIAFWDDNGISIDGHVEGWFTDDTPKRFESYGWHVIAGVDGHNAEAIEAAVQAAKAVTDKPTMICCKTIIGKGSPNKEGTHDVHGAALGAQEIADTRKNLGWNHAPFEIPADVYEGWDAKTKGAGLESLWNNKFAEYAAAYPAEAAEFTRRMAGELPANWNEFLANAIATINAKAETVATRKASQIAINALAPALPEFLGGSADLTGSNLTNWTGCHHVHGKKVGNYISYGVREFGMSHIMNGMSLHGGLLPFGGTFLMFSEYARNALRMSALMKKRVIYVFTHDSIGLGEDGPTHQPVEQTSTLRMIPNMDVWRPCDTLETIVAWGNGVGRTTGPTSLILSRQNLPFMARDEATIANVARGGYVLKDVANPKVVLISTGSEIELAVNAQAALAEQGIAARVVSMPSTNVFDRQDAAYKASVLPKGIVRVAIEAGVSDFWRKYVGLEGAVVGMDTFGESAPAPELFKHFGFTVDNVVNTVKGVL